The Vibrio metoecus sequence ATAAGCAAGGTAAAGTGAGTTATCTACTCACCACCGATAATCAATAGAACACCGTCACGAGAAATAAGATGAATTATTTTGAAAGTCCGTTTGCTGGCAAACCAATCCAAGAACAGATCACCAACCCCAATATCATTGTGGGGCGCCATAGCTACTACTCAGGCTATTACCACGCTCATAGCTTTGATGATTGCGCGCGTTATCTCAGCCCTGAGCGTAACGATGTCGATAAATTAATCATTGGCAGTTTCTGCTCGATTGGTTCAGGCGCGGTATTTATGATGGCAGGTAATCAAGGCCATAGAGTCGATTGGGCTAGTACCTTTCCTTTTTTCTATCAGCAAAATCCGAACTTCGCAGAGGCCAAAGATGGGTTTTCCAGAGCGGGCGACACCTGCATTGGGAATGATGTTTGGATTGGCTCTGAAGCGATGATTATGCCAGGTATTACGGTGGGTGATGGCGCAATCATTGCAAGCCGGGCTGTTGTGACCAAGGATGTAGCGCCTTACGAAGTTGTAGGCTCTAACCCTGCTAAGCACATTAAATATCGGTTTAGTCCAGCACACATTGAGATGCTGTTAGAGATGCAGTGGTGGACATGGCCAGATGAACGTTTGAGTCAATGTATGGATTTGATGTGCTCGGCGGATATTAGTGGCCTTTACCAGTTTTGGAAGTCGTTTCAGTAAACCCAAAGGAAATAGATAAAATCGCGTTGATAGTAGGCACCGCTCAGTGGAAGTAACCGATCAATTGGTGGCGATTATGTTGCCTTCTTTGATTCACCGTATCGGTGGGGAGACAGTAAAGCGTTTGAAGCAGCAAGCTCTACCCTTGGGTTGTGAGTTCAAACGTATTCGCCGCTCACGCAACTGGCAGTTGATGGGGGAGGCGATGGCTATTCAGGCTTTTCTTATCCAACTTAGAGTGGAAGATGACCGTGAAGTTGAGTATTTGATCAAAAAGTTAGACGCCGGATTAAGGCTGCACAGTGATAAGTTGGAGCCTTTAGAAGCCAAATTGCAGCGCTTAGTTGCGCAGAACCCGTCGATAACGTTAGCAGAACTGATGGCAGCTACTCATTGCAGCTTGATTCAAGCACGAGCCGCACGTTTTGCTGAGGAGCTGGATTGAAGCTATGCATCTTGCTGATCTGATTGCAAATAGCAGCACGGTGAAAAGTATTTCAAGTGTCTAAAACGGTGAAACCCCGACAGTTGGTAGCTATCGGGGTTTCGAATTTTTAGATTTCTCGGTTGGTAATGCCGATGATCTTATTTATGCAAAAGGCTGGATTTAATCCGAATAATTCCTTGGTAGGGAATTAGATACGGATGAAGTCCATGTGCTCAACTTTTGGCTTGTACGCGTGGCGTTGAACGTCTTGTGGTTTCACTTTCACTTCTTGGCCGTCGATAACCAGAACGATAGCTTCGTAAAACTCAGGCTTGTCCATTTGGTTCATCACGTCATCGTGGTTCAGTGAGATAGAAACTGGAGCTGCTTCACCACCGTAAACGATCGCTGGGAAGTAACCAGTGTTACGTAGGCGGCGGCTCGCACCTTTACCTAGATCAGTACGTAATACTGCTTCGAATTTCATAGTATTTACTCTCAAATTAGTAAAAAACAGAGTGACAGGACAATGCGACCTTGTCCTTGTCGTAGAGTTTCTAAGCCTATAAATAGGGTCAGAAACGAGCGCGGATACTAGCATTCATTGACTGGCCGAGCAACTGAAAATCGGCGTTTATACGGTTTTTAGCGTGATTTGGCTGCTTTTACATCGTGTGACGGTTTTTTTAACGTGAGCGTTGCTTTTAAACCACCCAAACGACTCTCACCCAACGCCAGAGCGCCACGATAACTGTGTGCCATTTCACTCACAATATTAAGGCCAAGCCCAGTACCGGGTGTGGTTTCATCTAAGCGAACGCCACGTTTTAACGCTTTCTCAATATTGTCCGCCGGAATCCCTTGCCCATCATCTTCGATACAGATCTGTACCCAATGTTCATCTATAGGGTGGCTATGAACGCGAATAAGGCTATTTGCCCATTTATAGCCGTTTTCGAGCAGATTACCGATCATTTCATCGAAATCAGTCGGTTCAACGG is a genomic window containing:
- the rplY gene encoding 50S ribosomal protein L25, with the translated sequence MKFEAVLRTDLGKGASRRLRNTGYFPAIVYGGEAAPVSISLNHDDVMNQMDKPEFYEAIVLVIDGQEVKVKPQDVQRHAYKPKVEHMDFIRI
- a CDS encoding ribosome recycling factor family protein, producing MEVTDQLVAIMLPSLIHRIGGETVKRLKQQALPLGCEFKRIRRSRNWQLMGEAMAIQAFLIQLRVEDDREVEYLIKKLDAGLRLHSDKLEPLEAKLQRLVAQNPSITLAELMAATHCSLIQARAARFAEELD
- the catB gene encoding type B chloramphenicol O-acetyltransferase, which encodes MNYFESPFAGKPIQEQITNPNIIVGRHSYYSGYYHAHSFDDCARYLSPERNDVDKLIIGSFCSIGSGAVFMMAGNQGHRVDWASTFPFFYQQNPNFAEAKDGFSRAGDTCIGNDVWIGSEAMIMPGITVGDGAIIASRAVVTKDVAPYEVVGSNPAKHIKYRFSPAHIEMLLEMQWWTWPDERLSQCMDLMCSADISGLYQFWKSFQ